A stretch of the Capsicum annuum cultivar UCD-10X-F1 chromosome 8, UCD10Xv1.1, whole genome shotgun sequence genome encodes the following:
- the LOC107880001 gene encoding syntaxin-112, whose translation MNDLMSKSFLSYVDLKKQAMMDLEAGPDIEMGQLDPTDERNLSKFFEEVAAVKSDMEEINNLLVNLQDLNQETKSAPSPKILQGLRDQINSDSVTVLRKAKIIKTRLELLDKSNLDNRGLSAVYKEGSPVERTRISVTSGLRIKLKDMMNDFQCLRESIVAEHKEGLRKQYTNANGEEPSEEVIEKIMQERVFDGKVGKEVVENRERHEAVNEIQKSLVELHQVFLDMAVMVETQGDQMNNIEQNVVNAGGYMKDGTKELDRAKRMRRRRTWACWIGVVVLVFLFLCIIAILF comes from the coding sequence ATGAATGACCTGATGTCGAAATCATTCTTAAGTTATGTGGACCTGAAGAAGCAAGCCATGATGGACCTTGAAGCAGGACCTGATATTGAGATGGGACAACTCGACCCGACTGATGAAAGAAACCTCTCAAAGTTCTTTGAAGAAGTTGCTGCTGTTAAGTCTGATATGGAAGAGATTAATAATCTTCTTGTTAACCTTCAAGATCTTAATCAAGAAACCAAGTCTGCCCCGAGTCCGAAAATTCTTCAAGGCCTTAGAGATCAGATTAACTCTGACAGTGTCACCGTTCTTAGGAAGGCgaaaattatcaaaacaagacTTGAATTGCTTGATAAATCTAATCTTGATAACCGTGGCTTATCAGCAGTGTATAAAGAGGGAAGCCCGGTTGAAAGAACGCGGATTTCAGTGACTAGTGGTTTGAGAATTAAACTGAAGGACATGATGAATGATTTTCAATGCTTAAGGGAAAGCATTGTAGCTGAACACAAAGAAGGCCTAAGGAAACAGTACACTAATGCTAACGGGGAGGAACCGAGTGAGGAAGTGATTGAAAAGATTATGCAAGAAAGAGTTTTCGATGGAAAAGTCggaaaggaagtggtggagaatcGCGAAAGGCATGAAGCTGTAAATGAGATACAGAAAAGCTTGGTTGAGCTGCACCAAGTGTTTCTTGATATGGCTGTTATGGTTGAGACACAAGGTGATCAGATGAACAATATTGAGCAAAATGTGGTTAATGCTGGTGGATATATGAAGGATGGGACGAAGGAGTTAGACCGTGCTAAACGAATGAGGAGGAGGAGGACTTGGGCTTGTTGGATTGGCGTTGTGGTGCTGGTTTTCTTGTTTCTATGCATTATTGCCATTCTATTTTGA
- the LOC107880000 gene encoding putative pectinesterase 11: MDTASLIIHFHVILVLLICCNISYNNLTMAANDSNTLGGPTNFSTAILIRVDQSGQGDFKKIQDAIDVVPSNNSELYFIWIKPGTYREKVVVPADKPFITLSGTKASNTIITSSEGGDTTESPTLTILASDFVARYLIIQNLFGRSGKAVALKVKGDRAAFYGCRIQSYQDTLLDDAGRHYYSNCYIEGAVDFIYGNGASLYERCHIHSVAAGAITAQGRNSPLENTGFTFLGCKITGTGGNTSLGRPWGSYSRVVFAYTYMASIIQPEGWNDWGDSTKQSTAYYGEYKCYGPGANRSNRVGWSRSLSNEDAAPFLTKNMIGGRSWLRPAPTHYKRSGSGSGSTNIVTPTGEN, encoded by the exons ATGGATACTGCTTCATTGATAAtccattttcatgttatattagtTCTCCTCATTTGTTGtaatatttcatataataatttaaccaTGGCTGCCAATGACTCTAATACTTTAGGAGGACCTACAAATTTCTCAACGGCCATTTTAATTAGAGTCGACCAATCAGGTCAAggagatttcaagaaaattcaagatgcTATTGATGTTGTTCCATCGAATAATTCTGAACTCTACTTTATTTGGATTAAGCCAGGGACTTACAG GGAGAAGGTTGTGGTGCCAGCTGATAAGCCATTCATCACGTTGAGCGGAACAAAGGCTTCAAACACCATAATTACATCCAGTGAAGGTGGAGATACTACTGAATCTCCTACCCTAACTATATTAGCCTCCGATTTTGTTGCAAGATATTTAATAATTCAG AATTTATTCGGAAGGAGTGGCAAAGCAGTGGCACTAAAGGTAAAAGGAGATAGGGCTGCGTTTTATGGTTGTAGAATTCAATCGTACCAAGACACTTTGTTAGACGATGCTGGCAGGCATTATTATAGTAACTGTTACATTGAAGGGGCTGTTGATTTTATTTATGGAAACGGAGCTTCTCTGTATGAA AGGTGTCACATTCATTCAGTAGCGGCAGGGGCAATCACAGCTCAAGGCAGAAACTCCCCTTTAGAAAATACAGGATTTACATTTTTGGGTTGCAAGATAACAGGGACAGGAGGGAACACTTCATTAGGAAGGCCATGGGGTTCGTATTCTAGAGTGGTTTTTGCCTATACATATATGGCCAGTATCATACAGCCAGAGGGATGGAATGATTGGGGAGATTCTACCAAGCAAAG CACTGCATACTACGGTGAATACAAGTGTTATGGACCAGGGGCTAACAGATCAAATAGGGTGGGTTGGTCACGTAGCCTATCGAACGAGGATGCCGCACCATTTCTAACCAAGAATATGATCGGCGGGCGAAGTTGGTTAAGACCTGCACCTACCCATTACAAGAGATCAGGCTCAGGCTCAGGCTCAACAAATATTGTCACTCCTACTGGAGAAAATTAA